A region from the Rheinheimera mangrovi genome encodes:
- a CDS encoding lipocalin-like domain-containing protein has product MSKFSSAILCVLLTFSLSAFAKETSPLVGAWRMVKLEVLVDGKLQSIPYTGQLIVTDAGTLSAQAMDANPKAAPTPFTANGYEALYGKISIDDSLNQFEVEIQSSLVRDLIGKKMQRKFEVTAEGMILSPLDEKEGWRVTYDRY; this is encoded by the coding sequence ATGTCAAAATTTAGTTCAGCAATTTTGTGTGTGTTACTCACCTTCTCTTTGTCGGCTTTCGCTAAAGAAACCTCTCCGTTAGTTGGAGCATGGCGAATGGTGAAATTAGAGGTGCTTGTTGATGGGAAACTCCAATCAATTCCGTATACAGGGCAACTAATCGTCACTGACGCAGGAACGTTGTCTGCTCAAGCCATGGATGCAAATCCAAAAGCAGCTCCAACGCCATTTACTGCAAATGGTTACGAGGCTCTCTATGGAAAGATTAGTATCGATGATTCGTTAAACCAGTTTGAAGTGGAAATCCAATCATCATTGGTACGTGATCTGATTGGAAAGAAAATGCAACGCAAGTTTGAAGTTACTGCTGAGGGAATGATTTTATCTCCCCTAGACGAAAAAGAAGGATGGCGAGTGACCTATGATCGTTATTAG
- a CDS encoding MFS transporter, whose amino-acid sequence MTTKEKAMPYKALWAFAMTGFICIMTETIPAGLLPEISDDMSISLPTAGQLVTAYALGSLLTAIPLTIATRLWSRRNVLLATVWGFILFNTLTAASTNLTLTFVARFMAGASAGLAWSLLAGYARRIVDPSQQGKAMAIAMIGTPIALSAGVPLGTWLGHVVGWRLTFGAMSILSILLIGWIVMCVPNVAGQSKQVNLQFGKVLTIKGVKPVLAVVLTWMLAHNILYTYIAPFVEASGLGSNVDVILMVFGLASLLGILITGKIIDKHLRTAVLISLSIFWVVSLAFGVAINIPSVAFIGAAIWGLTFGGAATLLNTALADAAGEWAEIAMSLTVVSWNSAISLGGIVGGVLLQSYGIASLPIALLALLTISFLTVKFNSRYAFPKTR is encoded by the coding sequence ATGACAACTAAAGAAAAAGCGATGCCATATAAGGCGTTGTGGGCTTTTGCTATGACTGGGTTTATCTGCATTATGACAGAAACCATTCCAGCTGGCTTATTGCCTGAGATTAGCGATGACATGTCAATATCACTGCCAACAGCCGGGCAGTTGGTTACTGCATATGCTTTAGGTTCATTGTTGACTGCTATCCCGCTGACGATCGCAACTCGATTGTGGTCAAGACGAAACGTACTGCTTGCTACCGTATGGGGGTTTATTCTTTTCAATACGTTAACTGCTGCATCGACCAATCTAACTCTTACATTTGTTGCTCGTTTTATGGCTGGGGCGAGTGCCGGGCTAGCATGGAGCTTACTCGCTGGTTATGCGCGACGCATCGTTGATCCATCTCAGCAAGGCAAAGCCATGGCAATTGCGATGATAGGCACGCCAATAGCGTTGTCAGCAGGAGTCCCGCTGGGAACTTGGCTAGGCCATGTTGTGGGTTGGCGTTTAACGTTTGGTGCAATGTCCATATTGTCTATATTGCTGATTGGTTGGATTGTTATGTGTGTACCAAATGTGGCCGGGCAGTCAAAACAGGTCAATCTCCAATTTGGAAAGGTACTAACTATTAAAGGGGTTAAACCTGTATTAGCTGTTGTCCTCACCTGGATGCTGGCTCATAACATTCTTTATACCTATATCGCCCCCTTCGTTGAGGCTTCAGGTTTAGGCAGCAATGTCGATGTTATTTTAATGGTTTTTGGACTGGCCTCTCTGTTAGGAATTCTGATTACAGGGAAAATAATCGACAAACATCTGCGTACAGCAGTGCTTATCTCTCTGTCTATATTTTGGGTTGTGTCGTTAGCTTTTGGGGTAGCTATTAATATTCCAAGTGTTGCGTTTATTGGTGCGGCGATTTGGGGACTTACTTTTGGTGGAGCCGCAACTTTACTGAATACCGCTCTTGCCGATGCCGCAGGAGAGTGGGCTGAAATCGCGATGTCATTAACTGTCGTGAGCTGGAATAGCGCCATTTCTCTAGGCGGAATTGTAGGCGGGGTGCTACTCCAAAGTTATGGAATAGCTTCACTGCCTATTGCATTGCTGGCGTTGTTAACGATTAGCTTTCTAACGGTGAAATTCAATTCGAGATATGCTTTTCCAAAGACTCGTTGA
- a CDS encoding MFS transporter codes for MNSETVTIQQQAVVVRDDVSEPSYWSGVVAMSLCVFALVASEFMPVSLLTPIAQDLHVTQGEAGQGIAISGLFAVFTSLSIAAIAGAKDRKLLLLAFTALMAFSGVLVAFAANYPVYMIGRMMIGVVIGGFWSMSAAVAIRLVPLAQVPKALAIFNAGNALAVVVAAPLGSYLGSIIGWRGAFLCLVPVVVIVLAWQWISLPSMKAIPHNRSSNNVLKLLKTRTIALGMAGCGLFFMGQFSLYTYVRPFLETETHASVSTISLILLTIGVMGLIGTALIGRFLKKHLYQSLIVIPMVMLVITICLVFFGAHVVVVTASLGVWGLVATAAPVGWWTWIAKVMPENAELGGGLMVAIVQMSIALGSTVGGLLFDAGGHRLTFFASAAMLLLSAALTYFTLRAADKTR; via the coding sequence ATGAATAGTGAGACAGTAACCATCCAGCAACAGGCTGTAGTTGTGCGGGATGATGTATCGGAACCTTCGTATTGGAGTGGTGTTGTCGCGATGTCGCTGTGCGTCTTTGCGTTGGTTGCCTCTGAATTCATGCCAGTTAGTCTGTTAACGCCCATTGCGCAGGATTTGCACGTAACCCAAGGGGAAGCGGGACAAGGTATCGCGATCTCGGGTTTATTCGCGGTATTTACCAGTCTGTCGATTGCTGCAATTGCGGGAGCTAAGGATCGCAAGCTTTTGCTACTGGCCTTTACTGCTCTGATGGCGTTCTCAGGCGTGCTGGTGGCGTTTGCTGCCAATTATCCAGTTTATATGATCGGCCGCATGATGATTGGCGTGGTTATCGGTGGGTTCTGGTCGATGTCGGCTGCCGTCGCTATACGTCTTGTTCCTCTAGCCCAAGTACCAAAGGCTCTCGCAATTTTCAATGCAGGGAACGCACTGGCTGTGGTTGTAGCTGCCCCGTTGGGCAGTTATTTGGGCTCGATAATTGGCTGGCGTGGGGCTTTCTTATGCCTAGTACCAGTTGTTGTTATCGTACTGGCCTGGCAATGGATAAGTTTGCCTTCGATGAAGGCAATTCCTCACAACAGATCCTCCAATAATGTATTGAAGTTGCTGAAGACTAGGACAATCGCTTTGGGAATGGCGGGTTGCGGGCTGTTCTTCATGGGGCAGTTTTCGCTGTACACCTACGTACGCCCTTTTCTAGAGACTGAAACACATGCCTCTGTGTCGACCATTTCACTCATCTTGCTGACTATTGGAGTCATGGGATTAATTGGTACAGCATTGATAGGACGGTTTCTGAAGAAGCATCTCTATCAGTCGTTAATAGTGATCCCTATGGTGATGCTGGTGATCACAATCTGTCTGGTTTTTTTTGGTGCACATGTGGTGGTCGTCACGGCTTCGTTGGGAGTCTGGGGCTTGGTAGCTACAGCTGCGCCAGTCGGCTGGTGGACTTGGATTGCCAAAGTTATGCCTGAGAACGCCGAATTAGGGGGCGGGCTGATGGTCGCTATCGTCCAGATGTCGATTGCCCTGGGGTCAACGGTTGGAGGACTGCTGTTCGATGCAGGAGGTCATCGCTTGACCTTCTTTGCCAGTGCGGCCATGTTGTTGCTTTCGGCCGCGTTGACCTACTTCACTTTGCGCGCCGCGGATAAGACGCGCTAA
- a CDS encoding GNAT family N-acetyltransferase, with product MSVILNEFQQPIGQALTDWKPAKQPSKRNMDGQYCRLEPLNAERHSDELYQAFADSRDARDWTYLPYGPFSSANEYREFLTRNSQLNDPIHYTVVAQSTGKAVGTVSLMRIDAANGVIEIGHVVYSSTMQRTPLSTEVMALLLKYVFEELGYRRVEWKCDSLNGPSRAAAKRFGFTFEGIFRQLQVTQGRNRDTAWYSILDYEYAQFKSAYQLWLAPDNFDETGHQLAKLANLIAPFRNHLVTPELKPTVN from the coding sequence ATGAGCGTGATACTGAACGAATTTCAACAACCCATAGGTCAAGCATTGACTGATTGGAAGCCGGCCAAACAGCCCTCAAAACGCAATATGGATGGACAGTATTGCCGGTTGGAACCTCTGAATGCAGAACGGCATTCCGACGAACTTTATCAAGCATTTGCAGACTCCCGCGATGCACGAGATTGGACATATCTGCCATATGGTCCTTTTAGTTCCGCAAATGAATATCGAGAGTTCCTGACACGAAATTCTCAGCTTAATGACCCGATCCATTATACAGTTGTAGCCCAATCTACAGGCAAGGCTGTCGGAACAGTATCATTAATGCGTATTGACGCCGCTAATGGCGTCATCGAGATTGGCCATGTTGTGTACTCTTCAACGATGCAACGTACACCGCTATCAACTGAAGTCATGGCTTTGTTACTGAAGTATGTTTTTGAAGAACTTGGATATCGCCGAGTGGAGTGGAAATGTGACTCTTTAAACGGACCATCAAGAGCAGCCGCTAAGCGCTTTGGATTTACGTTTGAAGGCATCTTCCGTCAATTACAAGTCACGCAAGGTCGAAACCGCGATACTGCATGGTATTCCATTCTGGATTACGAATACGCTCAGTTTAAATCAGCCTATCAATTGTGGCTTGCCCCTGACAACTTTGATGAAACAGGGCATCAACTAGCTAAGTTGGCCAACTTAATTGCCCCATTTCGTAATCATTTAGTAACTCCGGAGCTCAAGCCAACTGTCAATTAA
- a CDS encoding NAD(P)-dependent oxidoreductase — translation MNITLFGATGTTGPYLIEEGLKRGHQITVFARSQSSFYHPNVRTVRGNITDIEVLREAIRNADIVISALGPTQIPHPKNMPIYEATQAIIRAMKEEQVNRLIAVSTGTAADPDDGFDFKIKLPAVIIKYALPAIYNDIVKLADAIRKSDLNWTMVRVGFLNNSPASPHLNVGHYGKTKHSLSLSREDLAKFMFDQAISSEYLTQAPGLSSGLRN, via the coding sequence ATGAACATAACCCTGTTTGGTGCGACGGGAACTACAGGCCCATATCTCATTGAAGAAGGACTAAAAAGAGGACATCAAATTACGGTGTTTGCTCGCTCTCAAAGTTCCTTTTATCATCCTAATGTACGAACTGTTCGTGGAAATATCACTGACATTGAAGTACTTAGAGAAGCCATCCGTAATGCCGATATCGTGATCTCAGCATTAGGCCCGACCCAAATACCTCACCCTAAAAACATGCCCATTTATGAAGCTACACAAGCCATAATTCGTGCAATGAAGGAAGAGCAGGTAAACCGCCTTATTGCAGTTTCAACAGGTACTGCGGCTGATCCTGATGATGGCTTTGATTTTAAGATCAAGCTCCCAGCAGTCATCATAAAATATGCACTCCCCGCTATTTATAATGATATTGTGAAGCTCGCTGACGCGATTCGAAAGTCAGATTTAAACTGGACAATGGTCCGTGTAGGTTTTTTAAATAATAGTCCTGCGTCACCTCATTTGAATGTTGGTCACTATGGCAAAACCAAGCACTCACTGTCGTTGAGTCGAGAAGACCTTGCCAAATTTATGTTTGATCAAGCAATAAGCAGCGAATACCTGACACAGGCTCCAGGTCTTAGCTCCGGCTTGCGGAACTAA
- a CDS encoding SDR family NAD(P)-dependent oxidoreductase, which produces MNRLTGKVAIVTGGSRGIGRATAKLFAAEGALVAVVSRTQQNVEAVVEEIKAEGGNALAIACDICDPEQTQNAIKSVVDTFGGIDILVNNAFDPTAPFSSVLELSEELLQRNFEIGPIAYLRWMQAAYPYLKASGSGRIINFGSMAGVAGLVGYAPYNMAKEAVRALTRTAAREWAKDKITVNNMLPVAKTWGDDIELPPPSCPLGRYGSPEDDIAPVVLFLASQDSQYMTGYSMTPDGGLLIDSAR; this is translated from the coding sequence ATGAATAGACTTACAGGTAAAGTTGCAATTGTTACTGGCGGTAGCCGAGGAATAGGTAGAGCAACAGCGAAACTATTTGCCGCCGAAGGCGCGTTGGTTGCCGTTGTTTCCCGAACACAGCAAAACGTTGAAGCAGTTGTAGAGGAAATAAAAGCCGAAGGAGGTAATGCACTTGCCATCGCTTGTGATATTTGCGACCCAGAGCAAACACAAAATGCAATCAAAAGTGTCGTTGATACTTTTGGCGGTATAGACATTCTGGTGAACAATGCATTCGATCCTACAGCCCCGTTTTCTTCAGTGCTTGAGCTATCCGAGGAACTACTGCAACGAAACTTTGAGATTGGTCCGATTGCTTATTTGCGATGGATGCAAGCAGCATACCCGTATCTAAAGGCAAGTGGTTCAGGACGCATCATCAATTTTGGTTCTATGGCAGGTGTCGCCGGATTAGTGGGGTATGCGCCGTACAATATGGCAAAAGAGGCTGTACGAGCATTAACCAGGACAGCTGCACGCGAATGGGCGAAAGACAAGATTACAGTCAACAATATGTTACCAGTAGCGAAAACCTGGGGGGATGATATTGAGCTTCCGCCTCCGTCATGCCCTCTCGGACGCTATGGCTCTCCAGAGGACGATATTGCCCCAGTAGTATTATTTCTAGCCAGCCAAGATTCCCAATATATGACGGGTTATAGCATGACCCCTGATGGTGGTTTGCTGATCGATAGCGCCCGATGA
- a CDS encoding DoxX family protein translates to MMIYIYAYWISTTLLSLLYLTSAGMYVLKTDWVKQQFNELGYPSYLVIPLSFCKALAVCFILSRFNVTLSDFAYAAMTLHLILAFGAHVGIKKSKDALPALIGLLLITVSFTTQNFVRNLPSPNSVGVDEIINLSRGMNHE, encoded by the coding sequence ATGATGATCTATATCTATGCATACTGGATAAGTACCACCTTACTCTCGTTGCTATATCTGACATCTGCCGGTATGTACGTGCTGAAAACAGATTGGGTAAAGCAACAATTCAATGAACTTGGCTATCCCAGCTATTTAGTTATTCCCTTGAGCTTTTGTAAAGCGCTGGCAGTTTGCTTCATCCTCTCACGGTTCAACGTGACACTGAGTGACTTCGCTTATGCCGCAATGACGCTCCATTTAATTCTGGCCTTCGGTGCGCATGTTGGAATTAAGAAATCCAAAGACGCACTTCCAGCTCTTATTGGGCTGTTACTCATTACCGTGTCATTCACAACGCAAAACTTTGTGCGAAATTTGCCATCACCGAATAGTGTCGGGGTTGATGAGATTATTAATCTATCGAGAGGTATGAATCATGAATAG
- a CDS encoding winged helix-turn-helix transcriptional regulator, producing MNNKTIEHDEVNMHDEMRRAFALLSGKWKLEIMWLLNQRIFRFGELRKAIPGITQHMLTTQLRELEADGLVSRTIYPEVPPRVEYEITDKARGLGPTMQALTEWWQKYGHTLPERKQVRGRKPNDN from the coding sequence ATGAATAATAAGACTATTGAGCATGATGAAGTGAATATGCATGACGAAATGCGCAGGGCATTTGCGTTACTGTCGGGAAAATGGAAGTTAGAAATTATGTGGTTATTGAACCAAAGAATTTTCCGCTTTGGTGAGCTGCGAAAAGCCATTCCTGGAATAACTCAACATATGCTTACTACTCAGCTTCGAGAGCTAGAAGCTGATGGTCTAGTGTCGCGTACAATTTATCCGGAAGTCCCTCCGCGAGTGGAGTACGAAATAACGGATAAAGCGAGAGGGCTAGGTCCAACCATGCAAGCGCTGACTGAATGGTGGCAAAAATATGGGCATACGTTACCAGAAAGAAAGCAAGTTAGAGGGCGTAAACCTAATGACAATTAA
- a CDS encoding aldo/keto reductase, with protein sequence MEYAVLSNKVKMPMAGFGVFQVTDKTQCKQSVISAIRAGYRLIDTAAVYGNEDAVGDAVRLAIHEGLCAREELFITSKLWVQDMATYDQAKAGIEASLEKSGLAYFDLYLLHQAMGDYFSAWRALEDAYEEGKLKAIGVSNF encoded by the coding sequence ATGGAATATGCAGTACTAAGTAATAAAGTTAAGATGCCTATGGCCGGTTTCGGAGTTTTCCAAGTAACTGACAAAACCCAGTGCAAACAGTCGGTTATCAGCGCAATTCGCGCTGGATATCGTCTTATAGACACGGCGGCTGTCTATGGCAATGAAGATGCTGTTGGTGATGCAGTTCGTCTGGCTATTCATGAAGGTCTCTGTGCTCGGGAGGAGTTATTTATTACTTCAAAGTTGTGGGTGCAAGACATGGCTACATACGATCAGGCGAAGGCTGGAATCGAAGCATCGTTGGAAAAGTCTGGTTTAGCGTATTTTGATCTCTATCTGTTGCACCAAGCCATGGGGGATTATTTTAGTGCTTGGCGCGCTCTTGAAGATGCGTACGAAGAAGGTAAGCTGAAGGCTATTGGTGTTTCAAACTTTTAA
- a CDS encoding tyrosine-type recombinase/integrase, whose product MEKRVAWNKGRIIGQKAPLKQQEIWAIRTRLEIAKNTRELALLNLAIDSKLRGCDLVSLKVSDVMRSGEVMARTSIVQHKTGTPVQFEITPQTRKTVKTWVDLKKLKFDDCLFPSRKHSIPHMTTRAYDRIVHKWVESIGLDSSLYGTHSLRRTKVSILYKRDKNIRAIQLLLGHKKIESTVRYLGIDVQDALEASENLDI is encoded by the coding sequence ATGGAAAAACGTGTTGCATGGAATAAGGGCCGGATCATCGGTCAGAAGGCTCCTTTGAAACAGCAAGAGATCTGGGCTATTCGAACCAGGCTTGAAATTGCAAAGAACACTCGTGAATTGGCGTTACTGAATTTAGCGATAGACTCCAAGTTGCGCGGCTGTGACTTGGTATCGCTTAAAGTGTCTGATGTGATGCGTTCTGGTGAGGTAATGGCCAGAACCAGCATTGTGCAACACAAAACTGGCACGCCAGTGCAATTCGAAATCACCCCACAGACGCGGAAAACCGTTAAGACATGGGTCGATTTGAAAAAGTTAAAGTTCGATGATTGTCTATTTCCATCGAGAAAACACAGTATTCCTCACATGACGACTCGTGCTTATGATCGAATAGTCCATAAATGGGTCGAATCGATCGGATTAGATTCAAGTCTCTATGGCACGCATTCCTTGCGAAGAACCAAAGTATCCATCCTCTATAAACGCGATAAAAATATCCGGGCAATTCAGCTGTTGCTTGGTCACAAGAAAATCGAAAGTACGGTGAGGTACTTGGGAATTGACGTTCAGGATGCTCTTGAGGCATCAGAAAACTTAGATATCTAA
- a CDS encoding BamA/TamA family outer membrane protein — MHNLSRLCLALLAALTGNAAQAQEVTFEHLCEFVKKDSGAEKNTDAKAEPTEPAGPPFQVYSIEIVSNPIFDENAPDAIWLHHFANWLHINSKESALRKEVSIKPGEQVTTDDLAEAERLLREKSYIRDARVSVVEPCHPDGSKSVKVETWDNWSLLPNLGLGRTSGKNKYSFGFKEDNFLGYGVRTSVKYQSDYLRQGYEFKVSSPLSLLGYPELDHSYIDLEWTENNDGRRTQFQLEKPFYQDSTERMYKAGWLSDERLDQIYHNGELENRFITLQKEIDLQTGWLLDYREHTSLRLLAGYSSQQWQFTDDPFQPSLALPEDRSYQYPWIGLDYKEHKYQVLSDVYLINHSEDINLGWHHQARIGVQTSDLAKDETVGYQAHWLSEKGFGDSEHLTLLSLQLDAMLGVRGGDQIIASAKAEDFYRLSKEFTFYTKLQYDQRSRNYLDQPLDLGGETGLRGYPVQYQQGTQRWLSTAELRWYPQINIYQLLDMGFVAFADAGRASGGDIEQNAELNGLRSKADLLAENYTEQWIGSVGIGARFYSSRSSNNHVIHVDLSKPVGGAKDVNSWEIQLKVEERF; from the coding sequence ATGCATAATTTAAGTCGGCTTTGTCTCGCTTTACTGGCCGCGTTAACCGGTAACGCAGCACAGGCTCAGGAAGTCACCTTTGAACACTTATGTGAGTTTGTTAAAAAAGACTCCGGAGCTGAAAAAAATACGGATGCGAAGGCAGAACCGACAGAACCTGCTGGACCACCTTTTCAGGTGTATTCGATTGAAATCGTCTCCAATCCTATTTTTGATGAAAACGCCCCCGATGCAATTTGGTTGCACCACTTTGCTAACTGGCTACATATCAACAGTAAAGAATCTGCACTGCGAAAAGAGGTAAGTATTAAACCTGGCGAACAAGTCACAACAGATGATTTAGCAGAAGCGGAGCGGCTACTGCGTGAGAAATCCTATATTCGTGATGCGCGAGTCAGTGTGGTTGAGCCGTGTCATCCTGATGGCAGTAAAAGTGTAAAAGTAGAAACCTGGGATAACTGGAGCTTGCTACCAAACCTCGGTCTGGGCCGCACCAGTGGTAAAAATAAGTACTCTTTTGGCTTTAAAGAAGATAATTTTTTGGGGTATGGAGTTCGTACGTCTGTAAAATATCAATCCGATTATTTACGCCAGGGCTATGAATTTAAAGTATCGAGTCCGTTGTCTTTGCTTGGCTATCCTGAACTGGATCACAGCTATATCGATCTTGAATGGACAGAGAATAACGATGGCCGTCGAACTCAGTTCCAGCTTGAAAAGCCCTTTTATCAGGATAGTACAGAGCGGATGTATAAAGCAGGCTGGCTAAGCGATGAAAGACTAGACCAAATTTATCACAATGGTGAACTTGAGAACCGATTCATTACCCTGCAAAAAGAGATTGATCTTCAAACGGGTTGGCTGCTGGATTATAGGGAGCATACCAGTTTAAGGCTATTGGCAGGTTATAGTTCGCAGCAATGGCAGTTTACAGACGACCCGTTTCAACCTTCGTTGGCTTTACCAGAGGACAGGAGTTACCAGTACCCCTGGATAGGTCTCGACTACAAAGAACATAAATATCAGGTGCTGTCTGATGTGTATCTGATTAATCACAGTGAGGATATCAATTTAGGCTGGCACCATCAGGCAAGGATTGGTGTCCAAACCTCTGATTTGGCAAAGGATGAGACAGTTGGCTATCAAGCACATTGGCTCTCTGAAAAAGGCTTTGGCGACTCAGAGCACTTAACATTACTCTCTTTGCAATTGGATGCGATGTTAGGTGTACGCGGCGGTGATCAAATCATCGCCTCAGCAAAAGCCGAGGACTTTTATCGTCTGAGTAAAGAATTTACCTTTTACACTAAACTTCAATACGATCAGCGCAGCCGCAACTACCTGGATCAACCCCTTGATTTGGGTGGTGAAACAGGGCTTCGTGGTTATCCTGTGCAATATCAGCAAGGTACCCAGCGCTGGTTAAGTACAGCAGAGCTTCGCTGGTATCCACAGATCAATATCTACCAACTACTCGATATGGGATTTGTGGCGTTCGCAGATGCAGGGCGAGCTAGTGGTGGCGATATAGAACAAAATGCAGAGCTGAATGGCCTCCGCTCTAAGGCGGATTTACTGGCGGAAAACTACACAGAACAGTGGATTGGTTCTGTAGGCATTGGTGCTCGTTTTTATTCCTCACGCTCGAGCAATAATCATGTCATTCATGTTGACCTGTCAAAACCTGTAGGCGGTGCAAAAGATGTGAACTCGTGGGAAATTCAGTTGAAAGTTGAAGAGAGGTTTTAA
- a CDS encoding phosphoethanolamine transferase gives MFEAILSQSKSTAVALSAGQERLWHPLWFALISALGMTLLLNGPFLAAVQAKVPGQYALQLNLMAILFLLNLLLLVIFSFHRLQKPVVVALFAIGAFSYYFIDSFGIVVDKSMLQNAVETDAAEAMGVLTIGMLWQVIGVMLFPLLCIGLMKVRTLPLKQFFRHWLLALVLVTLSLFSLVASGYSELAPFFRNYREVKHFALPVSPVAAAVSLSSDLVKKQFPTEFMQLGQDAIQPLSVKTEKPRLIVMVLGETARADHFQLNGYARSTNPQLSQLPVYSFKDVSSCGTATAHSVPCMFSNMGRDLYNESQAKNSSNVLDILQYAGIEVSWLDNNSGCKGVCDRVPTQFVFEQQQNPLCHQGQCLDQVLLDALDQQLKTPQSSDKLIVLHQLGSHGPEYFKRSSAKDKAFLPECTDKQLQLCAPSDIVNAYDNSIVATDHLLAAVIARLNSQKNYQTAMFYVSDHGESLGENGIYLHGLPYWMAPKAQTQVPLLWWMSEPYASSAKLTPECVASKQQDSFSHDNVFHSLLGMFQIKTSLYQASKDIFRSC, from the coding sequence ATGTTTGAAGCTATTTTGTCGCAATCAAAATCAACTGCTGTGGCTTTGAGTGCTGGGCAAGAACGATTATGGCATCCACTATGGTTTGCTTTGATTTCTGCTCTTGGCATGACGTTACTGCTCAATGGTCCTTTTTTGGCTGCCGTACAGGCCAAAGTTCCGGGCCAATATGCTTTGCAGCTGAACTTAATGGCGATTTTATTTTTACTAAACCTGCTGCTTCTGGTGATCTTTAGTTTTCATCGTCTACAAAAGCCCGTCGTGGTGGCACTCTTTGCCATCGGTGCTTTTAGCTATTACTTCATCGACAGTTTTGGCATCGTTGTCGATAAATCCATGCTGCAAAACGCTGTAGAAACAGACGCCGCTGAGGCTATGGGAGTATTAACCATTGGTATGCTGTGGCAAGTGATTGGCGTCATGCTCTTTCCTTTGCTTTGCATTGGCCTTATGAAGGTTCGAACACTGCCTTTGAAACAATTTTTCCGGCATTGGCTCCTTGCTCTGGTTTTAGTGACGCTGAGTCTGTTTAGCCTGGTCGCTTCTGGCTACTCCGAACTCGCGCCTTTCTTTCGTAACTACAGAGAAGTAAAACATTTTGCTTTACCGGTCAGTCCTGTGGCCGCTGCGGTATCGTTGTCATCCGATTTGGTCAAGAAACAATTCCCAACCGAGTTTATGCAGTTGGGGCAGGATGCAATTCAGCCTTTGTCCGTGAAAACGGAGAAGCCACGCCTTATCGTGATGGTATTGGGAGAAACAGCCAGGGCCGATCACTTTCAGCTCAACGGCTACGCTCGCTCAACCAATCCGCAACTCAGTCAGCTGCCAGTCTACAGTTTTAAAGACGTAAGCTCATGTGGCACAGCGACAGCACATTCTGTGCCTTGTATGTTTTCCAATATGGGCAGAGATCTCTATAACGAATCTCAGGCTAAAAACAGCAGCAATGTGCTGGATATTCTGCAATACGCTGGCATTGAAGTGAGCTGGCTGGACAATAACTCAGGCTGTAAAGGGGTATGCGATAGGGTTCCTACTCAGTTTGTATTCGAGCAGCAACAAAATCCATTGTGCCATCAAGGACAATGCCTGGACCAGGTACTGTTGGATGCATTGGATCAGCAACTGAAAACACCGCAATCGTCCGATAAGCTGATTGTATTACATCAGTTGGGAAGTCACGGTCCTGAGTATTTCAAACGCAGCAGCGCTAAAGACAAAGCCTTTTTACCGGAATGCACTGATAAACAACTTCAGCTCTGTGCACCTTCAGACATAGTTAATGCCTATGACAACAGTATCGTTGCGACAGACCATTTGTTGGCTGCAGTTATTGCGCGCCTGAATAGCCAAAAGAACTACCAGACCGCCATGTTTTACGTTTCTGATCATGGCGAATCTTTAGGTGAAAATGGCATCTACCTGCACGGCTTACCTTATTGGATGGCTCCTAAAGCGCAAACTCAGGTTCCGCTGCTTTGGTGGATGTCTGAGCCTTATGCATCATCTGCAAAGCTGACACCAGAATGTGTCGCGTCCAAACAGCAGGATAGCTTCAGTCACGACAACGTATTTCATAGCTTACTCGGGATGTTTCAGATCAAAACCAGTTTGTATCAGGCAAGCAAGGATATATTCCGTTCTTGCTAA